One genomic segment of Salinigranum rubrum includes these proteins:
- a CDS encoding YkgJ family cysteine cluster protein → MSSSSPPPSLETELARARDLDVAALADAIESIGFECTRCGACCKGYETCGSDGVDEDGRAEGGRDGSERGEDEPSGREPHTATVFPDEVRRLMAAGEEGEAYDWRDVARPMPYGLGEEGGGETFEWALQTSDCGDCTFYREEGGEGACAVHEDRPLVCRTYPFSVALGGTSQPMGEAVDTEGMVRAHECEGLGRDISREDAEELATALKTRAVRELEEAIGVRDNYRPTSVDGVVVHDSEGQKRPDGRPLGEGT, encoded by the coding sequence GTGTCATCGTCCTCTCCGCCCCCGTCGCTGGAGACCGAACTCGCCCGCGCCCGCGACCTCGACGTCGCCGCGCTCGCCGACGCCATCGAGTCCATCGGCTTCGAGTGCACCCGCTGTGGCGCCTGTTGCAAGGGGTACGAGACGTGCGGGAGCGACGGCGTTGACGAGGACGGACGAGCCGAAGGCGGGCGGGACGGAAGCGAGCGGGGCGAGGACGAACCGAGCGGACGGGAGCCACACACGGCGACGGTGTTCCCCGACGAGGTTCGGCGGCTGATGGCGGCGGGCGAGGAGGGCGAAGCGTACGACTGGCGCGACGTCGCCCGGCCGATGCCGTACGGGCTCGGCGAGGAGGGAGGGGGAGAGACGTTCGAGTGGGCGCTGCAGACGAGCGACTGTGGCGACTGTACCTTCTACCGCGAGGAGGGGGGCGAAGGGGCGTGTGCGGTCCACGAGGACCGGCCGCTCGTCTGTCGGACGTACCCGTTCAGCGTCGCGCTCGGCGGGACGAGCCAACCGATGGGGGAAGCGGTCGACACCGAGGGGATGGTCCGGGCCCACGAGTGTGAGGGTCTCGGACGCGACATCTCGCGGGAGGACGCCGAGGAACTGGCGACGGCGTTGAAGACGCGGGCCGTCCGCGAACTGGAGGAGGCCATCGGCGTGCGGGACAACTACCGCCCCACGAGCGTCGACGGGGTGGTGGTTCACGACTCCGAGGGACAGAAGCGGCCGGACGGGCGCCCGCTCGGAGAGGGGACGTAG
- a CDS encoding MBL fold metallo-hydrolase, with protein sequence MQHTAVPVDRSVPTGTTNSYLVGSDRALLVDPPARHADLDALLTGHTVEHLAVTHTHPDHVGGVAHYAAETGATVWARRGRERAFEAAAGLTPDRVMAEGTVIDTDDGSVTVLDTPGHARDHVAFEVREDGNEILCGDLAVAEGSVVVGAPEGDMRAYLTSLRRLRARAPARLHPGHGPHIDDPRATLDRLIDHRLAREARVRAAVDAGARTLGEVVDAAYDKDVSGVRSLAIATVRAHVEKLAVEGKVRWDPESERVEPSDGV encoded by the coding sequence GTGCAGCACACCGCCGTTCCAGTCGACCGATCCGTCCCCACCGGGACGACGAACAGCTACCTCGTCGGCAGCGACCGCGCCCTCCTCGTCGACCCGCCGGCGCGACACGCCGACCTCGACGCGCTCCTCACGGGGCACACCGTCGAACACCTGGCGGTCACGCACACCCACCCGGACCACGTCGGCGGCGTCGCCCACTACGCGGCCGAGACGGGCGCGACGGTGTGGGCGCGTCGCGGACGCGAACGCGCGTTCGAGGCCGCCGCCGGCCTCACGCCCGACCGGGTGATGGCCGAGGGAACCGTCATCGACACCGACGACGGGTCGGTGACAGTGCTCGACACGCCCGGGCACGCGCGCGACCACGTCGCGTTCGAGGTCCGCGAGGACGGGAACGAGATACTCTGTGGCGACCTCGCCGTCGCCGAAGGGAGCGTCGTCGTCGGCGCGCCCGAGGGCGACATGCGCGCGTATCTGACGAGTCTTCGTCGCCTCCGGGCACGCGCTCCCGCCCGACTCCACCCGGGACACGGCCCGCACATCGACGACCCGCGCGCGACGCTCGACCGCCTCATCGACCACCGACTCGCCCGCGAGGCGCGCGTCCGAGCGGCGGTCGACGCCGGCGCGCGAACCCTCGGCGAGGTGGTCGATGCGGCCTACGACAAGGACGTCTCGGGGGTTCGCTCACTCGCTATCGCCACCGTCCGCGCCCACGTCGAGAAGCTCGCGGTCGAAGGGAAGGTGCGGTGGGACCCGGAGAGCGAGCGCGTCGAGCCGAGCGACGGGGTTTAG
- a CDS encoding MarR family transcriptional regulator, with amino-acid sequence MSTSTAEGEAEKLLSETEFRERLRELPPSAKLVAKVLQMDAPLSQGQLAEESLLPDRTVRYALNRLEESDLVSSRYSFKDARKQVYYLNT; translated from the coding sequence ATGAGCACCAGTACCGCAGAGGGAGAGGCCGAGAAGCTCTTGTCCGAAACCGAATTCCGCGAGCGGCTCCGCGAACTCCCGCCGAGCGCGAAGCTCGTCGCCAAGGTCCTGCAGATGGACGCACCGCTCTCACAGGGGCAACTCGCCGAGGAGTCGCTCCTGCCCGACCGGACCGTCCGGTACGCGCTCAACCGTCTGGAGGAGTCCGACCTCGTCTCCTCGCGGTACAGCTTCAAGGACGCCCGGAAGCAGGTGTACTACCTCAACACCTGA
- a CDS encoding class I SAM-dependent methyltransferase, with translation MKGKEWYKADDVAEEYDSKRFSRGGRLIDRREKGAVLDALSPVDGKRVLEIACGTGRFSVTLAERGADVVGLDISRAMLTQGRQKAHEAGVADHISFLLGDAARLPFPDNYFDAVFAMRFFHLADTPAKFLAEMARVSKGQVFFDTFNDFSTRVVYNWLLPMGSHLYSREDVERLVEGAGLSLATESHDFVVPYGVYRKIPGAIASDIRSVDTAVGDTSVGERLASVSYWNAEVPELDGEAVERASEAE, from the coding sequence GTGAAAGGAAAAGAGTGGTACAAGGCGGACGACGTCGCCGAAGAGTACGACTCGAAACGCTTCTCACGCGGGGGTCGGCTCATCGACCGCCGGGAGAAGGGTGCGGTGCTCGATGCGCTCTCACCGGTCGACGGGAAGCGCGTCCTCGAAATCGCGTGCGGCACCGGCCGGTTTTCGGTCACGCTCGCCGAACGCGGCGCGGACGTCGTCGGGCTCGACATCTCCCGGGCGATGCTCACGCAGGGCCGTCAAAAGGCCCACGAAGCGGGTGTCGCCGACCACATCTCGTTCCTGCTCGGGGACGCCGCCCGACTGCCGTTTCCGGACAACTACTTCGACGCCGTGTTCGCGATGCGCTTCTTCCACCTCGCGGACACCCCCGCGAAGTTCCTCGCGGAGATGGCCCGCGTCTCGAAGGGACAGGTCTTCTTCGACACGTTCAACGACTTCTCCACGCGGGTCGTCTACAACTGGCTCCTCCCGATGGGCTCGCACCTGTACTCCCGCGAGGACGTCGAACGGCTCGTCGAGGGCGCCGGGCTCTCGCTCGCCACCGAGTCACACGACTTCGTCGTCCCCTACGGCGTGTACCGGAAGATCCCCGGCGCCATCGCCTCCGACATCCGCTCCGTCGACACGGCCGTCGGCGACACGAGCGTCGGCGAGCGACTCGCTTCCGTCTCGTACTGGAACGCCGAGGTTCCGGAACTGGACGGTGAGGCGGTCGAACGGGCCAGCGAGGCGGAATAG
- a CDS encoding glycosyltransferase family 2 protein, producing MDLSVVVPTLNGRDRLATSLDSLAAHAPDAEVVVVNGPSADGTTGMVRDRDDVDVLVELSARTLNVARNAGIQAASGDAVAFLGYDFAVEPGWADALCDRLVEDPVVTGPTRRRVYGGQTADAPERRRICKRDVTYFDGGNVAFRRNALDDLDGFDEYLQTGGARDAAHRLAGLGYGVAWEPEMQVSLEHETDGGVETRDWEWKYRALAYRLVKNYGLRPEVARRTLRHAGSDALSTAKDVLRGESVPTSWFGTSRSVTVGITMGFRDGLVARARDRTPTRNPRGVSTRADRAVAQYDWRQSSSQ from the coding sequence ATGGACCTCTCGGTAGTCGTTCCGACGCTCAACGGGCGTGATCGGCTGGCCACCAGCCTCGACTCGCTGGCCGCCCACGCTCCCGACGCCGAGGTGGTCGTGGTCAACGGCCCCTCGGCGGACGGGACGACCGGGATGGTGCGCGACCGTGACGACGTCGACGTTCTCGTCGAACTCTCCGCGCGGACGCTGAACGTCGCCCGGAACGCCGGTATCCAGGCCGCGAGCGGCGACGCCGTCGCCTTCCTCGGGTACGACTTCGCCGTCGAACCGGGGTGGGCCGACGCCCTCTGCGACCGGTTGGTCGAAGACCCCGTCGTCACCGGGCCGACCCGCCGCCGCGTCTACGGCGGCCAGACCGCCGACGCCCCCGAACGACGCCGCATCTGCAAGCGCGACGTCACGTACTTCGACGGCGGCAACGTCGCCTTTCGAAGGAACGCCCTCGACGACCTCGACGGGTTCGACGAGTACCTCCAGACCGGCGGTGCGCGCGACGCCGCCCACCGCCTCGCGGGCCTCGGCTACGGCGTCGCGTGGGAACCGGAGATGCAGGTGTCGCTCGAACACGAGACCGACGGCGGCGTCGAGACCCGCGACTGGGAGTGGAAGTATCGTGCGCTCGCGTACCGCCTCGTGAAGAACTACGGCCTCAGGCCGGAGGTCGCTCGGCGGACGCTCCGCCACGCCGGGTCGGACGCGCTGTCGACCGCGAAGGACGTGTTGCGGGGGGAGTCGGTGCCGACGTCGTGGTTCGGCACCAGCCGGTCGGTCACCGTCGGTATCACGATGGGTTTCCGCGACGGCCTCGTCGCCCGCGCCCGCGACCGGACGCCGACGCGCAATCCCCGCGGCGTCTCGACCCGCGCCGACCGCGCCGTCGCACAGTACGACTGGCGGCAGTCCTCCTCCCAGTAG
- a CDS encoding amidohydrolase family protein, giving the protein MLELEHGFRVVDVRARLDPNGDESARFGREMGPERLEREFHQAGVVRALVAPGPRPRGEGYLRVNNAVARLSVDRPFVPLARLTGPRDPSDRPAARLRNLTASRADHHTTPDDVEQYGYGDRFHGFTLDPAHDGLPDEETLDRLDSVGLPVVVRAGDGFTLAAVEATLLRYSFPVVLERFGGYPLDRERMHAAVDLLDQYDGLYVETSFVRYRDVLERGLLEHPDRVLFGSGAPATHPNVSVMELLTLDVSEDLMRRAFEKNAVRVFPGLASSA; this is encoded by the coding sequence ATGCTGGAACTGGAACACGGCTTTCGCGTGGTCGACGTCCGCGCGCGGCTCGACCCGAACGGCGACGAGAGCGCCCGGTTCGGGCGCGAGATGGGTCCCGAGCGTCTCGAACGCGAGTTCCACCAGGCGGGCGTCGTCAGGGCACTCGTCGCGCCGGGGCCCCGTCCGAGAGGGGAGGGTTACCTCAGGGTGAACAACGCGGTGGCGCGGCTGAGCGTCGACCGGCCGTTCGTCCCGCTGGCGCGACTCACGGGGCCGCGCGACCCCAGCGACCGCCCCGCCGCCCGCCTTCGGAACCTCACCGCCTCGCGCGCGGACCACCACACCACGCCGGACGACGTCGAGCAGTACGGCTACGGCGACCGGTTCCACGGGTTCACGCTCGACCCGGCACACGACGGCCTCCCCGACGAGGAGACGCTCGACCGTCTCGACAGCGTGGGCCTCCCCGTCGTGGTCCGCGCCGGGGACGGCTTCACTCTCGCGGCGGTGGAGGCGACGCTCCTCCGGTACTCGTTCCCGGTGGTGCTGGAGCGGTTCGGCGGCTACCCGCTCGACCGCGAGCGGATGCACGCGGCCGTCGACCTGCTCGACCAGTACGACGGCCTCTACGTCGAGACGAGCTTCGTCCGCTACCGGGACGTGCTCGAACGGGGGCTCCTCGAACACCCCGACCGGGTGCTGTTCGGGTCGGGCGCGCCGGCGACACACCCGAACGTCAGCGTGATGGAACTGCTCACGCTCGACGTGAGCGAGGACCTGATGCGCCGCGCGTTCGAGAAGAACGCCGTGCGGGTGTTTCCGGGGCTCGCGTCGTCGGCGTGA
- the thsA gene encoding thermosome subunit alpha, with protein sequence MSSRMQQGQPLFILAEGSQRTRGQSAQDSNIRAGRAVASAVRTTLGPRGMDKMLVDSSGEVVITNDGATILNKMDIEHPAAQMIVEVAETQEDEVGDGTTTAAVLTGELLAKAENLLDDDIHPTVIVEGYTEAARLAQDAIDAQVLDVDLDDDLLVKVAESSMTGKGTGDVTADVLAQHVVRAVRMVYDDAERFDRDDINVHTRTGASSSATELVEGVIIDKEPVNDEMPRSVEDATVAVVDVKLDVRKAEADTEYNISSVEQLTAALDAEESELRSYATSLKEAGVDVVFCTKSISDRVANYLAKEGILAFKSVKKSDARRIAHATGAKRLGSVTDIDTDDFGHAESVSIEKYGEDELTFVEGGAASKSVTLLLRGGTEHVVDELERAINDAIDVTIAAIDKGGVVPGAGCTEVAIADHLRSEAAGIEGRKQLAVEAFADAVEALPRTLAENVGMDPIDALVDLRSRYESEGRAGVVATGRFGEIGDPVEHGVLDPAAVKREAVESATEAATMILRIDDVIAAE encoded by the coding sequence ATGTCATCCCGCATGCAGCAGGGCCAGCCGTTGTTCATTCTCGCAGAGGGCAGCCAGCGAACCCGCGGCCAGTCCGCACAGGACTCGAACATCCGTGCCGGCCGGGCGGTCGCCAGCGCCGTACGCACCACCCTCGGCCCCCGAGGGATGGACAAGATGCTCGTCGACTCCTCGGGAGAGGTCGTCATCACCAACGACGGGGCGACCATCCTCAACAAGATGGACATCGAGCACCCCGCCGCGCAGATGATCGTCGAGGTCGCCGAGACCCAAGAGGACGAGGTCGGTGACGGCACCACCACCGCGGCCGTCCTCACAGGGGAGCTCCTCGCGAAAGCCGAGAACCTCCTCGACGACGACATCCACCCGACGGTCATCGTCGAAGGGTACACCGAGGCCGCCCGCCTCGCCCAGGACGCCATCGACGCGCAGGTGCTGGACGTCGACCTCGACGACGACCTCCTCGTGAAGGTGGCCGAGTCCTCCATGACAGGTAAGGGCACCGGCGACGTCACCGCCGACGTCCTCGCCCAGCACGTCGTCCGCGCCGTCCGGATGGTTTACGACGACGCCGAGCGGTTCGACCGCGACGACATCAACGTCCACACCCGGACGGGCGCCTCCTCGTCGGCGACCGAACTCGTCGAGGGCGTCATCATCGACAAGGAGCCAGTCAACGACGAGATGCCCCGCTCCGTCGAGGACGCGACCGTGGCAGTCGTCGACGTGAAGCTCGACGTCCGCAAGGCCGAGGCCGACACCGAGTACAACATCTCCTCGGTCGAACAGCTCACCGCGGCGCTCGACGCCGAGGAAAGCGAACTGCGGTCGTACGCCACCTCGCTGAAGGAGGCGGGCGTCGACGTCGTGTTCTGCACGAAGTCCATCTCGGACCGCGTCGCGAACTACCTCGCGAAGGAGGGTATCCTCGCGTTCAAGAGCGTCAAGAAGTCGGACGCGCGCCGCATCGCCCACGCGACGGGCGCGAAGCGCCTCGGCTCTGTCACTGACATCGACACCGACGACTTCGGCCACGCCGAGTCGGTCTCCATCGAGAAGTACGGCGAGGACGAACTCACGTTCGTCGAGGGCGGCGCGGCCTCGAAGTCGGTGACGCTCCTCCTGCGCGGCGGCACCGAGCACGTCGTCGACGAACTGGAGCGCGCCATCAACGACGCCATCGACGTCACCATCGCCGCCATCGACAAGGGCGGTGTCGTCCCGGGCGCGGGCTGCACCGAGGTCGCCATCGCCGACCACCTCCGGTCGGAGGCGGCGGGCATCGAAGGAAGAAAACAGCTCGCGGTCGAGGCGTTCGCGGACGCGGTCGAGGCGCTCCCGCGCACGCTCGCGGAGAACGTCGGCATGGACCCCATCGACGCACTGGTCGATCTGCGCTCGCGGTACGAGAGCGAGGGTCGCGCGGGCGTCGTCGCCACCGGCCGCTTCGGTGAGATCGGCGACCCCGTCGAGCACGGCGTCCTCGACCCCGCCGCGGTGAAGCGCGAGGCCGTCGAGTCGGCGACCGAGGCCGCGACGATGATCCTCCGCATCGACGACGTCATCGCCGCCGAGTAA
- a CDS encoding SAM hydrolase/SAM-dependent halogenase family protein gives MITLSSDFGSPYPAAMRGVLLSHDPQVRLVDVAHDLPRQDVRAAAFWTRFVLPEFPPSTHLLVVDPGVGTDRAALAVRAGDHALVAPDNGVALPAARALAGEQAVEVFAYAYDEPASNTFHGRDVFAPLAAAVHEVGADRIEELDRVSPAEEYVDHRLPEADVADDGLTARGEVLVVDDFGNAITNVPGAFLAGLDDGDRVRVNGEEVPVGESFASVAEGERLVTVGSHAFVECDVNRGRGDEAFGLSAGDEVVVEREE, from the coding sequence ATGATCACGCTGAGTTCGGACTTCGGTTCGCCGTACCCCGCCGCGATGCGCGGCGTCCTCCTCTCGCACGACCCCCAGGTTCGGCTGGTCGACGTCGCCCACGACCTCCCCCGTCAGGACGTCCGCGCGGCCGCGTTCTGGACTCGCTTCGTCCTCCCGGAGTTTCCGCCTTCGACGCACCTCCTCGTCGTCGACCCCGGCGTCGGCACCGACCGTGCCGCGCTCGCCGTCCGCGCGGGCGACCACGCGCTCGTCGCCCCCGACAACGGGGTCGCTCTCCCCGCGGCGCGGGCGCTCGCTGGCGAGCAGGCCGTCGAGGTCTTCGCGTACGCGTACGACGAGCCAGCCTCGAACACGTTCCACGGCCGTGACGTCTTCGCCCCCCTCGCCGCGGCCGTCCACGAGGTCGGCGCCGACCGGATCGAGGAACTCGACCGCGTCTCGCCCGCCGAGGAGTACGTCGACCACCGTCTCCCCGAAGCCGACGTCGCGGACGACGGTCTGACCGCTCGTGGCGAGGTGCTCGTCGTCGACGACTTCGGGAACGCCATCACGAACGTCCCGGGCGCGTTCCTCGCTGGACTCGACGACGGCGACCGGGTACGGGTGAACGGCGAGGAGGTCCCCGTCGGTGAGTCGTTCGCGTCGGTCGCGGAGGGCGAGCGACTCGTCACCGTCGGCAGCCACGCGTTCGTCGAGTGTGACGTGAACCGGGGACGGGGCGACGAGGCGTTCGGGCTCTCGGCGGGCGACGAAGTCGTCGTCGAGCGCGAGGAGTGA
- a CDS encoding nicotinamide-nucleotide adenylyltransferase: MRGFYIGRFQPYHNGHHRMVEEIAAEVDELVLGIGSAGDSHSPRNPFTAGERVMMVTKSVAEFDVVSYAVPIEDLDRNSVWVSHVQSMSPTFDVAYSNNPLVIQLFREAGVEVRQSPMFNRDVLEGAELRERMLSDGDWRSLVPAPVVDIVEEIDGIERIQRVSETDSNGDATSDPE, encoded by the coding sequence ATGCGGGGGTTCTACATCGGACGGTTTCAGCCGTATCACAACGGCCACCACAGGATGGTCGAGGAGATCGCAGCGGAGGTCGACGAACTCGTACTCGGCATCGGGTCCGCGGGCGACTCGCACTCGCCGCGCAACCCCTTCACCGCCGGCGAACGGGTCATGATGGTCACCAAGTCCGTCGCCGAGTTCGACGTCGTCAGCTACGCGGTCCCCATCGAGGACCTCGACCGCAACTCCGTGTGGGTGAGCCACGTCCAGTCGATGTCGCCGACGTTCGACGTGGCGTACTCGAACAACCCGCTCGTCATCCAACTCTTCCGTGAGGCGGGCGTCGAGGTGCGTCAGTCGCCGATGTTCAACCGCGACGTCCTCGAAGGGGCCGAACTCAGGGAGCGAATGCTGTCGGACGGGGACTGGCGGTCGCTCGTTCCCGCCCCTGTCGTCGACATCGTCGAGGAGATCGACGGTATCGAGCGCATCCAGCGCGTCTCCGAGACCGACTCGAACGGCGACGCGACGAGCGACCCCGAGTGA
- a CDS encoding CPBP family intramembrane glutamic endopeptidase, whose amino-acid sequence MPDWATFAGFAGVVLVLLLLLAHASKAAVSGDALPRSDWSRPRPGSVDPAVADVHVRLADRVLDSPTRHGEPTDRPHATPQLSTIALLANVAVSQGTFGLLLLAGAWFTQIPLAAFGVSSSLVSASMLGVGVALGVALYVANEAGASVGERLGIGADEGLREALAPDSLGGWAVLLFLVLPIIAGFEELLFRGVLVGVFSAGFGVSPWLLALGSSVAFALGHGAQGPAGIVVTGVLGFVLAAAFVLTGSLAVVVVAHYLVNALEFLVHEGVGVG is encoded by the coding sequence ATGCCCGACTGGGCGACGTTCGCCGGCTTTGCGGGCGTCGTCCTCGTCTTGCTCCTCCTTCTCGCGCACGCGTCGAAAGCGGCCGTGAGTGGTGACGCGCTCCCGCGGAGCGACTGGTCGCGACCTCGACCCGGATCGGTCGATCCGGCCGTCGCCGACGTCCACGTTCGGCTCGCGGACCGCGTCCTCGACTCGCCGACCCGTCACGGCGAGCCGACCGACCGACCGCACGCGACGCCTCAGCTCTCGACGATTGCGCTGTTGGCGAACGTCGCTGTCTCACAGGGCACGTTCGGGCTCTTGCTCCTCGCCGGTGCCTGGTTCACTCAGATCCCGCTCGCCGCGTTCGGCGTTTCCTCGTCGCTCGTCTCGGCGTCGATGCTCGGTGTCGGGGTCGCGCTGGGCGTGGCGCTCTACGTGGCCAACGAAGCCGGGGCCTCGGTCGGCGAACGGCTCGGCATCGGTGCCGACGAGGGGCTCCGCGAGGCGCTCGCTCCCGACTCGCTCGGTGGATGGGCCGTCCTCCTGTTCCTCGTTCTCCCCATCATCGCGGGGTTCGAGGAACTCCTCTTTCGTGGCGTGCTCGTCGGCGTGTTCTCCGCCGGCTTCGGCGTCTCGCCGTGGCTCCTCGCGCTCGGCTCGTCGGTCGCGTTCGCGCTCGGCCACGGCGCGCAGGGACCGGCCGGTATCGTCGTCACCGGCGTCTTGGGGTTCGTCCTCGCGGCCGCGTTCGTGCTCACCGGGAGCCTCGCCGTCGTCGTCGTCGCCCACTACCTGGTGAACGCGCTGGAATTCCTCGTCCACGAGGGCGTCGGCGTCGGATAG
- the hisH gene encoding imidazole glycerol phosphate synthase subunit HisH → MNVTVIDYGVGNLRSLRRGLERAGATVEESSDPATIADAEALVLPGVGAFEECMRNSRPFHDVLVDAAEDTPVLGICVGLQLLFTESTEGAPDGETVAGLDLIPGRVERLPADEVTVPHMGWNTLAVERAHPLVEDIGDDYAYFVHSYATAVNDHTVAAAEHGRRFAAIAANERGNVVGTQFHPEKSGETGLKLLANFVDFARTWNADEERTATASD, encoded by the coding sequence GTGAACGTCACCGTCATCGATTACGGCGTCGGGAACCTCCGGAGCCTCCGTCGCGGGCTCGAACGCGCCGGGGCCACGGTCGAGGAGAGCTCCGACCCCGCCACGATTGCCGACGCGGAGGCGCTCGTGCTCCCCGGGGTGGGCGCGTTCGAAGAGTGCATGCGGAACTCACGGCCCTTCCACGACGTGCTCGTCGACGCCGCCGAGGACACGCCCGTCCTCGGTATCTGCGTCGGACTCCAGTTGCTGTTCACCGAGAGCACCGAGGGTGCACCCGATGGGGAGACGGTCGCCGGACTCGATCTGATCCCCGGTCGGGTCGAACGCCTCCCGGCAGACGAGGTCACGGTCCCGCACATGGGATGGAACACCCTCGCCGTCGAGCGAGCCCATCCGCTCGTCGAGGACATCGGGGACGACTACGCGTACTTCGTCCACTCGTACGCGACGGCGGTGAACGACCACACCGTCGCCGCGGCGGAGCACGGCCGACGGTTCGCCGCCATTGCCGCGAACGAGCGCGGCAACGTCGTCGGCACGCAGTTCCACCCGGAGAAGTCGGGGGAGACGGGGCTGAAACTCCTCGCGAACTTCGTCGACTTCGCCCGGACGTGGAACGCCGACGAGGAACGAACGGCCACCGCGTCGGACTGA
- a CDS encoding methylated-DNA--[protein]-cysteine S-methyltransferase, whose translation MAPDAATDAGIFARSFEDCVVEIGVASGRVVGVSFPSEVPDDAASDHALLDRVEAYLRGTEDHFDDVQVALTVPTAQRPVLEAVRNVPYGETISVGRLARLAGLDPENDGDVEAVETALRENPAPLFVPDHRVEAPGATPERVARLFRAVES comes from the coding sequence ATGGCTCCGGATGCAGCGACGGATGCGGGTATTTTCGCCCGGTCGTTCGAGGATTGCGTGGTCGAAATCGGTGTCGCAAGCGGCCGCGTCGTCGGCGTCTCCTTCCCCAGCGAGGTCCCCGACGACGCCGCGAGCGACCACGCGCTCCTCGACCGCGTCGAGGCGTACCTCCGAGGAACGGAGGACCACTTCGACGACGTACAGGTGGCGCTCACGGTGCCGACGGCACAGCGGCCGGTACTCGAAGCAGTGCGGAACGTCCCCTACGGAGAGACCATCTCCGTCGGGCGACTCGCCCGTCTCGCCGGCCTCGACCCCGAGAACGACGGAGACGTCGAAGCGGTCGAGACGGCGCTCCGTGAGAACCCGGCCCCGCTGTTCGTGCCCGACCACCGAGTCGAGGCGCCGGGGGCGACCCCCGAGCGGGTCGCTCGGCTGTTTCGCGCCGTCGAATCGTAG
- the trpC gene encoding indole-3-glycerol phosphate synthase, which translates to MNDTEEEMAPAVRSILAAARGRSGGDTRLSVDARSFPEAVAAAEAEGRVPVVAEVKPTSPTTDGRVESDPVDLAREMVSGGATALSVLTEPEHFGGSPDALRRVREAVDVPVLRKDFVLHEAQLDLVEADLVLLIARFLGEDLSTMVDAARARGFQPLVEVHSRAELRDALDAGAEIIGVNNRDLARLEVDLSTFERVAPDAPDDVTLLAESGVTTPDEARRMRRAGADALLIGSAIMDGDVRANTERFVRSERTRTDETNTETTQ; encoded by the coding sequence ATGAACGATACTGAGGAAGAGATGGCCCCCGCGGTGCGTTCGATTCTCGCGGCCGCGCGGGGGCGCTCGGGGGGCGACACCCGTCTCTCCGTCGACGCGCGGTCGTTCCCCGAGGCGGTCGCGGCTGCGGAGGCCGAGGGACGGGTCCCGGTCGTCGCGGAGGTGAAGCCGACGAGTCCGACCACCGACGGGCGCGTCGAGAGCGACCCGGTCGACCTGGCCCGGGAGATGGTCTCGGGCGGCGCGACGGCGCTGTCGGTGCTGACCGAACCGGAACACTTCGGGGGGTCACCCGACGCGCTCCGGCGAGTCCGCGAGGCCGTCGACGTCCCCGTGCTCCGAAAGGACTTCGTCCTGCACGAGGCACAGCTAGACCTCGTCGAGGCCGACCTCGTCTTACTCATCGCCCGTTTCCTCGGCGAGGACCTCTCGACGATGGTCGACGCGGCGCGAGCGAGAGGATTCCAGCCGCTCGTCGAGGTCCACTCCCGCGCGGAACTCCGAGACGCGCTCGACGCGGGTGCGGAGATCATCGGCGTGAACAACCGCGACCTCGCACGACTGGAGGTCGACCTGTCGACGTTCGAGCGGGTCGCCCCCGACGCCCCCGACGACGTGACGCTCCTCGCAGAGAGCGGCGTGACGACGCCGGACGAGGCCCGGCGGATGCGGCGGGCCGGTGCCGACGCGCTCCTCATCGGCAGTGCCATCATGGACGGCGACGTGAGAGCGAACACGGAGCGGTTCGTCCGCAGCGAACGGACGCGAACGGACGAGACGAACACCGAGACGACACAATGA